Genomic window (Sulfurovum sp. NBC37-1):
GGAAGTGCTCTACGATACAAAGGGTCTTGTGTTGAGACGTACACCGTATGTCAATGGAGAAAAACAGGGAAATCAAACCTTTTACTACCCCAACCAGGATGTGCTTGCGACCATCCCTTGGCGCTCTAATAGAAAGGATGGTATCGCGGTCATGTATTACCCCGACGGTTCCGTAAGGCAGAAAGCAAAATACAAGAACGATCAGCGTATCTACTGAGTTCCATGAACGGAATTCTGCCCCAATATACCCACATCGTCAAACCTGCACTCCGGCATACTTACCTTTCGTTCGATGAAACCGGCAATCTCATCATAAAATCTCCCGGAGTTTCCCAGCGCTACATCGAACAGCTCCTGCTTAAAAAAGCGAACTGGATCAGCAGATCCAGAAAGAAGATATTGCAAAAAAAAGGGAAAGCACCAGACTTTGCAGAAGTAAGTGAACTCTACTACAAGGGGGTTTCCTATCCTCTCAAAATGATCTCTCATAAAAAACAGCGGACAGAGCTGTGTTTTGAAGAGGAAGTATTTTTTCTTTTCTCCAATAGGTATGATACGTCACTGTTTCAAAAACATATAGACCGATTCTACAAAAAAGAAGCGGAAATATACCTACCGAAGCTTGTGGAGAGATATGCCCAGCAGATGCTGCTCTTTCCCCGGGAGATCCGTTTCCGTAAGACTAAACGGCAGTGGGGTAGCTGTTCAGGCAAAAATATGCTCAGTTTCAATACTATGCTGATGAAACTACCTGAAGATGTGATAGAATATGTAGTAGTACATGAACTTGCCCATATCAGGTATAAACACCATCGGAAGGATTTCTGGAAGCTGGTGGAGAGTCATATGCCCGGGTACAAAGAGTGCATCAAAGAACTTCACAGCTATACTACCTAAGGAGACTTTCATCGATACCGTATATCTTTTACTTTTCCTCTTCATTGTTCTCATAGGTTCGGTTTTTACTTACATCTACTACCTCAAAGAAAAAAAAGAGCAGCTCGATGCCATCAAACGTGGTTTCTGCCCAAAATGCCATCAGAAGAGCATCGAGCTGACCGACCAGAGATCAGGGGGATGCTCCGGACCGAAGATCCTCTCTTTTGAATGTACTGAGTGTGGATACTACAACAGCTTTTCAATGGAAAATGACGGAGGATGCGGGAGTGGAAGGTGTGGGTGAAATGCTAAGTGCTAAGTGCTAAGTGCTAAGTGCTAAGTGCTAAGTGCTAAGTGCTAAGTGCTAAGTGCTAAGAAAAATGACATATTTTGCTTACGATGTCAAGTATTTTTAAATACACTATACAAATTTTAAAAGGATTTTTTATGCTATTCTCTGCCAGTACCCTGGACTTCTCCGTACTTCCCTACGAAGAAGGGGTGACCCGTCCCGTGACAAAACCCGACCCGGGGTTTCTTGCCGATATAGGCGAAGAGGGGATGCGGGAGCTTTTTGTACGCTTCTATACCTGTCTGCATGAAAGCCCCATAAAGGATCTTTTCCCGGAG
Coding sequences:
- a CDS encoding M48 family metallopeptidase, producing MNGILPQYTHIVKPALRHTYLSFDETGNLIIKSPGVSQRYIEQLLLKKANWISRSRKKILQKKGKAPDFAEVSELYYKGVSYPLKMISHKKQRTELCFEEEVFFLFSNRYDTSLFQKHIDRFYKKEAEIYLPKLVERYAQQMLLFPREIRFRKTKRQWGSCSGKNMLSFNTMLMKLPEDVIEYVVVHELAHIRYKHHRKDFWKLVESHMPGYKECIKELHSYTT